A portion of the Mycoplasmopsis mustelae genome contains these proteins:
- the topA gene encoding type I DNA topoisomerase encodes MKNLVIVESPNKVKTIQKYLGDDFKVVASVGHFLKMKTDGVYGLGIDFETWEPKYSLDSTKKNIVKEIKELTKNSEHIYIATDPDREGEAIGSHLVTYFKLNDKYSRIKYNEISEEAILNALKKASPLDENLVNAQKSRRMLDRIIGFRVTNLIKNKFKNSPGLPTAGRVQSVALKLIVDREKEIEAFVPEDFYKLNALDAKGQVLANYFNTKNPEDKREWVLKDEYPEMFKYFQTSKKELKVVDIKISKRKMSAITPFKQSVLYKRSPYSAASTQIIIQKLYEGFGDGGLISYPRTDSTRMSEGFIKKTQAFIKDKYGSNYVAENVKGVSGDQDAHEAIRITNFNLTPQLAKTTYPEMTDRELAIYTLIYNNTFQSLIAQPIRESTLFTFQNGDYLFRKSFSRVLFDGYYIINKETEDEVNPNYKLGDVIPVDKFEFLEYQTQPEPRYNDGSLIEKLDEIKVGRPSTFASTVNIIKNRGFVVPDKSPLIPTDFGKKVSKALNDSFSEIFNEKYTAYVEEQLDKIAEHQLQKDSVMQEFWQNFELKIKDASNHMEVVVFKLHELQRPCPNCGGVLVIRSNKKGQKFIGCKSFPTCRHLESCNDTECQAENSINNQIEEEFTE; translated from the coding sequence ATGAAAAATTTAGTAATCGTCGAATCACCAAATAAAGTTAAAACCATTCAAAAGTATTTAGGAGATGATTTTAAAGTTGTAGCTTCTGTCGGTCATTTTCTTAAAATGAAAACTGATGGAGTTTATGGTTTAGGAATAGATTTTGAAACTTGAGAACCAAAATATAGTTTAGATTCAACTAAAAAAAATATTGTGAAAGAAATTAAGGAATTAACTAAAAATTCTGAGCATATTTATATTGCAACCGACCCCGACCGTGAAGGCGAAGCAATCGGTAGTCATTTAGTTACATACTTTAAGCTAAATGATAAATATTCTCGTATTAAATATAATGAAATTAGTGAAGAAGCGATTTTAAACGCTCTTAAAAAAGCGAGCCCTTTAGACGAAAATTTAGTTAATGCTCAAAAATCACGAAGAATGTTAGATCGGATTATTGGGTTTAGAGTTACTAATTTAATTAAAAATAAATTTAAAAATTCTCCAGGTCTACCGACTGCGGGTCGAGTACAATCTGTGGCTTTAAAACTAATTGTAGATCGCGAAAAAGAAATTGAGGCATTTGTACCTGAAGATTTTTATAAACTTAATGCTTTAGATGCTAAAGGCCAAGTTTTAGCAAATTATTTTAATACTAAAAATCCCGAAGATAAACGCGAATGAGTTCTAAAGGATGAATATCCTGAAATGTTTAAGTATTTTCAAACATCAAAGAAAGAACTTAAAGTAGTTGATATTAAAATTTCTAAGCGCAAGATGAGTGCTATTACGCCGTTTAAGCAATCAGTTTTATATAAACGTAGTCCTTATTCAGCCGCTTCCACTCAAATAATTATTCAAAAGCTTTATGAAGGATTTGGTGATGGTGGTTTGATTAGTTATCCAAGAACTGATAGTACTAGAATGTCGGAAGGTTTTATTAAAAAAACACAAGCTTTCATTAAAGACAAATATGGTTCTAACTATGTTGCTGAAAACGTTAAGGGTGTGAGTGGTGATCAAGATGCTCATGAGGCAATTAGAATTACTAATTTTAATCTAACTCCGCAACTTGCAAAAACAACTTATCCTGAAATGACTGACCGAGAATTAGCAATTTACACTCTCATTTATAACAATACCTTTCAGTCTTTAATCGCACAACCAATTCGTGAAAGTACCTTATTTACCTTTCAAAACGGTGATTACTTGTTTAGAAAATCATTCTCTAGAGTTTTATTTGACGGTTACTACATCATTAACAAAGAAACCGAAGATGAAGTCAATCCTAATTATAAATTAGGTGATGTGATACCTGTAGATAAATTTGAATTTTTAGAATACCAAACTCAACCTGAACCAAGATATAATGATGGTAGTTTGATAGAAAAATTAGATGAAATTAAGGTAGGTCGTCCATCTACTTTTGCTTCTACTGTTAATATAATTAAAAATCGTGGTTTTGTTGTTCCAGATAAATCTCCACTTATACCAACAGATTTTGGTAAAAAAGTAAGTAAAGCACTCAATGATTCATTCTCAGAAATTTTTAACGAAAAATATACCGCTTATGTCGAAGAACAATTAGATAAAATTGCAGAACATCAATTACAAAAAGATTCAGTAATGCAAGAATTTTGACAAAATTTTGAATTAAAAATTAAAGATGCATCAAATCACATGGAGGTTGTAGTTTTTAAATTACATGAATTACAAAGACCATGTCCGAATTGTGGTGGTGTTTTAGTGATTCGTAGCAATAAAAAAGGTCAAAAATTTATTGGATGTAAAAGTTTTCCAACATGTAGACACTTAGAAAGTTGCAACGATACTGAATGTCAAGCAGAAAATAGCATAAATAATCAAATAGAGGAAGAATTCACTGAATAG
- a CDS encoding single-stranded DNA-binding protein, translating to MNKVILIGRTTTDIELNSTSSGTPYVRLTLAVQRRIQSKNDVTDFIPLVAWGTNAVLFKNSVPKGSLIAIEGTLQSNSYVSSKTNQTIRALDVHVDNITFLESKRVTDERLKQRGTFDDFTKKTTYENPTFTSFNNTNQFSKDVNLSTNLNTENSKNEVFENKKSVDEKLHDLDDLDIVDEDIDVFN from the coding sequence ATGAATAAGGTTATTTTAATTGGTAGAACTACCACTGATATAGAATTAAATAGCACATCATCAGGTACACCTTATGTACGTCTAACATTAGCAGTTCAAAGAAGAATACAATCTAAAAATGATGTAACTGATTTTATTCCATTAGTTGCTTGAGGTACAAATGCCGTTTTATTTAAGAATTCAGTTCCAAAAGGAAGCTTAATCGCAATTGAAGGAACATTACAATCTAATTCATATGTTTCATCAAAAACTAATCAAACAATTCGTGCTTTAGATGTACATGTGGATAATATCACTTTCTTAGAATCAAAACGTGTAACCGATGAAAGACTAAAACAACGTGGTACATTTGATGATTTTACTAAAAAAACTACCTATGAAAACCCAACTTTTACTTCATTTAATAATACAAATCAATTTTCAAAAGATGTAAATTTGTCCACAAATCTAAACACTGAAAATTCAAAAAATGAAGTTTTCGAAAACAAAAAATCTGTTGATGAAAAACTACACGATTTAGATGACTTAGATATTGTAGATGAGGACATCGATGTTTTTAATTAA
- a CDS encoding HAD family acid phosphatase: MKFKKIILTSAAFVATVPTVAIAAACGPTEKPQGNKFNILSDQGVFSNLWNSVSAERDAMALSQYRSAMKQFDALVDSQKNVFELDKAKIDPKTSKLTVSNTSENKSIPVVFMDIDETILDNFGYQHWLVANNASFSPETWNEFVQDKVSKKIPGAFEFIDHVYKKGGIVMFNSNREQKNQLIPTRENLIKEGLNKAYLPDWVFWMQGVDLNTDKPWANIKEDENGKRIKSHKEERMNLVNSKKWNLSVNGQDFGDAVSLKTVMRIGDNFDDFNDIRSANQTNEQRKDIVNKELGKLFGNFDSNVKGIKYTKDAQGNAIKSEESWAEGYVQIGGNASYGGWVSGLAAGFNGFTNDKKLKTVEDLTNALKWTPSQQKNS, from the coding sequence ATGAAATTTAAAAAAATTATTTTAACTTCGGCAGCATTCGTTGCTACTGTTCCAACCGTTGCGATCGCAGCTGCTTGTGGGCCAACCGAAAAACCTCAAGGAAATAAATTCAATATCTTAAGTGATCAGGGCGTATTTTCTAATCTATGAAACAGTGTTTCGGCCGAAAGAGATGCAATGGCGCTTTCTCAATATCGTTCTGCTATGAAACAATTTGATGCTTTAGTTGATAGCCAAAAAAATGTATTCGAATTGGATAAAGCCAAGATTGATCCAAAAACTTCAAAATTAACTGTTTCAAATACTTCAGAAAACAAATCAATTCCAGTAGTATTCATGGACATCGATGAAACTATCTTAGATAACTTTGGTTATCAACATTGATTAGTAGCTAATAATGCATCATTTTCACCTGAAACATGAAATGAATTCGTTCAAGATAAAGTATCTAAAAAAATACCTGGTGCATTTGAATTTATAGATCACGTTTATAAAAAAGGTGGAATTGTTATGTTTAATTCAAACAGAGAACAAAAAAACCAATTAATTCCAACACGTGAAAATTTAATTAAGGAAGGTTTAAATAAAGCATATTTACCTGATTGAGTTTTTTGGATGCAAGGTGTGGATTTAAACACAGATAAACCTTGAGCTAACATCAAAGAAGACGAAAATGGAAAGCGTATTAAATCACACAAAGAAGAACGTATGAATTTAGTAAATTCTAAAAAATGAAACTTATCTGTAAATGGACAAGATTTTGGTGATGCAGTGTCTTTAAAAACAGTAATGCGTATTGGTGATAACTTTGATGATTTTAATGATATTAGATCAGCAAATCAAACAAATGAACAACGTAAAGATATAGTAAATAAAGAACTTGGAAAATTATTTGGAAACTTTGATTCAAACGTTAAAGGTATTAAATATACCAAAGATGCTCAAGGCAATGCAATAAAAAGCGAAGAAAGTTGAGCTGAAGGTTATGTGCAAATCGGTGGTAACGCATCATACGGTGGATGAGTTAGTGGTTTAGCTGCTGGTTTTAACGGATTTACAAATGATAAAAAACTAAAAACTGTTGAAGATTTAACTAACGCTTTAAAATGAACTCCATCACAACAAAAGAACTCTTAA
- the rpsF gene encoding 30S ribosomal protein S6: MNKYEIMMIVNPKVDVKVAFDLLSDVFGQGVKKAEKLDRHELAYEINKSKHAQYVLALVEANADSPKEFTRRVNITKEIWRTLVINLDSEKGLTPKKESKHLKPKRTFTKRETKPTDEADKFKKRPRVYKPAETEAK; encoded by the coding sequence ATGAATAAATACGAAATTATGATGATTGTAAATCCAAAAGTTGATGTTAAGGTGGCTTTTGATTTACTTTCTGATGTTTTCGGTCAAGGTGTCAAAAAGGCCGAAAAATTAGATAGACACGAATTAGCGTATGAAATTAATAAATCAAAACATGCGCAATATGTTTTAGCATTAGTTGAAGCAAATGCTGATAGCCCAAAAGAATTTACACGACGTGTAAATATTACTAAAGAAATTTGAAGAACTTTAGTAATTAACTTAGATTCAGAAAAAGGTTTAACACCTAAAAAAGAATCAAAACATCTAAAACCAAAAAGAACTTTCACAAAAAGAGAAACAAAACCTACTGATGAAGCAGATAAATTCAAAAAACGTCCAAGAGTTTATAAACCTGCCGAAACAGAAGCAAAATAA
- the rpsR gene encoding 30S ribosomal protein S18 yields the protein MAFNKRKKAFSNRKKVCAFCEERINYVDYKNVELLNKYISATGQIKAKAMTGTCAKHQRKVANAIKRARYVALMPYVVIRARNLAK from the coding sequence ATGGCTTTTAATAAACGTAAAAAAGCTTTTTCTAATAGAAAAAAAGTATGTGCTTTTTGTGAAGAAAGAATCAACTATGTTGATTACAAGAATGTTGAATTATTAAACAAATACATTTCAGCAACCGGACAAATCAAAGCAAAAGCTATGACCGGAACTTGTGCTAAACACCAAAGAAAAGTAGCTAATGCAATTAAAAGAGCGAGATATGTCGCATTAATGCCTTACGTAGTCATTCGTGCTCGTAATTTAGCAAAATAA